The following DNA comes from Pseudorasbora parva isolate DD20220531a chromosome 8, ASM2467924v1, whole genome shotgun sequence.
TTAAACTGCCATTTGTGTGGTTAAATTGTTGAGAAAAGAAACCACCACTGCTTGTGTGCAAAGGATTTATGCCTTTTTCATATCTGAAATGCAAATGTTCATCAGAGAACATGACTATATTCTAAATATatctaaaatgtaatgttttacaTTATTATTCCATAAAATAAACTGCTTTGCTGAATACTTGCAGCCTATTCTCAGGGAGCGTGTGACAAGACAAAGCCTTTAGAGCCCACATTCTAATGCTGCAAGAGGGGATTTCCTTTTACTCATTTCAGAACACAAAGAATCAGATTCTTATGCATTCACTCGTCTGGGTGTTTCTAAGAACTCAAAGCAAATATGTACGACCGGCTGTAATCtgtggttgtttttttttgtgtgtgcaaaacTAGGTTGGATCAAATTTgtcttcatgttttttttccatagATATTTTCTGTACATCTTCATTTTGTTGGCCCAAGCTTGTCATAAAAATGTTCAAAGGATGACAAGAAACTGACAACTATAACATTATTACTATTCATAGATTCATTAGACTAAAATATAACTTCTGTGCATATTGTTCCCCGTTTCATAATAAAATCACTGTAGTTTTTAAGAAACAGATAATGTAAAGTAACATGTAGTAACTTAGGTAGAGGCTAGCTATTATGGAATATGTCAAGTCTATTCAGGAAAGGTGGAAGATAAGGcacatctatatttaaattacattttaaaagtttttttgtttttttaaggttCTCAGTGTGGAAGATTTTCAAACACTGTAGAAGCAATTAGCACTAGCACTAGGATATTACATCATGTAAATAAATCATATGAcccatttaattaaaatattgaaatgtatTCATGTTGCTCACATCTTTAAACTTGTTGATATGATCAGGAGAATTTCACAATCTTACCACAATTATTTTTCATGATGGTCTTTGCAAGTTATAGAGCAGTAAAGCAAAATTATTTTCcctattttaaaataaagtccTACAAGGTAACAAAAGattaaataatgcattttaaaaaaaaagtacaaaaaaaacaaaaaaaacatgagcATTTAAAGACTAGATTACTAGATAATCTGATGAATTTGATTTATTCGTCATAAAGAGTTTTACAGgggtttttttttacagactttaAACAGATTTTTTAAAGGAACTACAGAAATATTTACATCAAACTGAAGAAATCATCTGCAATTTAACAAAGCACACATAATCCTTGTCCCAAACAATCCTGTCTGGAACAGTTTAACCATGTAATTTAAAGAGGTAGGTAAGGTATTATTCAACCTCATGTgtttccaaacttgtatgattctttttttttttctgtggaagacaaaagttattttgagattattatttttttgtaaatgtccaAAGGTGGGTGtttaaaaaacaagaaaagcTGTATCAAGACAAGAGTAAACAATGAAAAACGATACCTTTAAATCTATACACATTTATGGCACCTCAGATTTCTTAGATAAGcaaaactcttcccacactTGTCACACATGTATTCCTTCTCCCCAGTGTGAATGTGCATGTGAGCTTTGAGCGAATTTGACTGGTTAAATTCCCGCCCGCATGAGTCACATCTGAACGGCTTTTCTCCGGTGTGTATGCGCTGATGTCGACGGAGATTTCCCAATGTGCAAAAACCTTTTCCGCACACGTCGCATTTAAAAGGTCTTTCGCCGGTATGCAAGGTTTGGTGAGCTTTAAGGCAATTCTGCTGCCGAAATGTCTTGCCGCACACAGAGCAGATATAGGGCTTCTCTCCCGTATGAATCCTCTCATGAGTTCTTACACCAGTAACACTCTGAAACGACTTTCCGCACACACAGCAGCTGTATTTGGTAGCAACGGCGTGTTTGTTGTGATGGTGAGATTTCAAGGTGTTAATGGAGCTGAGGGTCTCTCCACACAGCGTACAGGCGACCGGAAACTGTTCGGCATGAATAGGGAGATGCGTTTTTAAGGCGTTTGTGCAACCGAAAACCACCCCGCATACAATGCAGCCATGTCCCGTTTCCTGTCCCTCATGCAGCCGAAGCATCCACTTCTGGACAAAGCCCTGACCACACAATTTGCATTTGTGCGGTTTCTCGCGGGTGTGAGTTAGTTTGTGCGCCTTTAGTGAATCGAGCTGGTTGAAACTTCGCCCGCACGTCTGGCAGGTGAACGGCTTCTCGCCCGTATGGATTCTCTTGTGCCGAAGTAGATTGTTTCGAAAGTGGAAGTTCTTCCCACATACGTCACATTTATGCAGCTTCTCTCCCGAATGGACAACCAGATGCTTCTTGAGACAGTAAGCTTGATTAAAAGACTTCCCACAAACTGTACACATAAAAGTCTTGCCTTCGTTATGAATCCTCTGGTGATACATCAGCTGTTTGTGTTCGGTGAAGGTCTTGCCACAATGATTGCAAGCATAAGGGCTTTTGTCAGTATGAAGCTGGTAGTGCACATCCAAATTGCCTTTACTGCCAAAACGGCGACCACACTGCGAGCAGCTGAAGGTTTTCTCTTCCGCCGCATGAATGACACGATGAGCTCTCAACAGAACAAGCGAGTCAAATTTCTTTCTACAGTGTTTACAGCTGAACACTTTGCTTTTCTTCCGAGCCATTATCCGAGCATGTGTGCTTTTTAAAATGCTCAAAGCTCTAGATTCTTcctcatcattatcatcatccaAACTATCACTGTCCAGCAACACCACCAACTGGGAATGGTTGCTGTTTTCTGAACAATCAGCTGATTGTTCATCCTTAAGGATAACTGTCTTCTGTGTTTTAATGGGCTTTTCAAAACAGAAAGAGAGAACAAtttaagtcaacatgaaatgtaTAGAAATGTACTATTGCGGTATACAcaaccgttcaaaagtttggggtcggtgaGATCATTTATTTTGCTTAGTTTCGTAAGATTTTGTAGTAAAGATTTTctattttatgaatatattttaaaatgtcatgtattcctgtgatgccatttctccagtcttcagtgtcacatgatactccagaaatcattctaatttttattgatttgaaaaaagaaaaaaaaaacagtggaaaactgaatttttcaggattcgctgatgaatagaaagtaaaaaaaaaaaaaaaacagcatttatttgaaatggaaatctcTTCAGTAacacttttgataaatttaatgtgtccttgctgattTAAAGTATTAACTTCTTTAAAAGTTTGCCAAGCTATTAAAGAAGTTAAAAGTCCTGAGACCTCAAACATTTAACGGTAGTGTACAATTACAACTGAGCAATAGGTTATGAACACTGGTAAATTCCTCTTGTGTAAAGTACAATAGGAACTACTTTTTCAGCGGCCCTAAATCCTTAAGTATATTTCTCATTTATCTTCTCCAaggatttaataataataatataataatttgataAAAAGTTGACTTGAAACCAAACCAACGTTGAGATTAATTACTTTCACATTATAAACTTTGATTGTAACTGATGTAGTATTGTAAATGTTatcaaaaaattataaattatgttATAATACAAAACTACTGTCTTATAGTCATAGATAATAAGCAtaactattttaaaatattgttttaaaaattaCTTTCAACTCTTACACACAACTTGTCAAATTGCTCTTTAGAATTATGATTAGTTCAGTTCTTcaccaggattttttttaaaaaaggagtTAAAAATCACACTGTGGCTGTAACAGAAACATATAACCTCTAAGCTTATGGTAGATCTCTATGGAATGGATAGGTATTGATCAAAATCAATTTCTGTACAATCTAAGAGATCATTTTTACTTTCAAAACCTTATTGCAGTGCTCTATTATGTCTGAATAACTTACGGTTTTCTCGTGCTCAATGTCTATGATCTCCTCCTCCTCCCAGCTCACAATGATTTTCTCTTCCGAGACTGCAATGTTACAACAGATAATGAATCTTAAAGATTTGCTCTGGGAAGCATATTGATGTGAATAAAGCATGAGTAATGAATCTCACCTAGAGTAAGCTGGTCACTGGACTGACTTCCGTGGGG
Coding sequences within:
- the si:dkey-182i3.10 gene encoding zinc finger protein ZFP2 yields the protein MALLESEVVSVLETLVKATVKEMTKFIDLTLPPLTETTAYETTNLDFTTHLTCVLKSNAKEAVEKICQLFSALQHFETSQSAQDGLKTRLKQVEKRQKTLKGETNLTANAPHGSQSSDQLTLVSEEKIIVSWEEEEIIDIEHEKTPIKTQKTVILKDEQSADCSENSNHSQLVVLLDSDSLDDDNDEEESRALSILKSTHARIMARKKSKVFSCKHCRKKFDSLVLLRAHRVIHAAEEKTFSCSQCGRRFGSKGNLDVHYQLHTDKSPYACNHCGKTFTEHKQLMYHQRIHNEGKTFMCTVCGKSFNQAYCLKKHLVVHSGEKLHKCDVCGKNFHFRNNLLRHKRIHTGEKPFTCQTCGRSFNQLDSLKAHKLTHTREKPHKCKLCGQGFVQKWMLRLHEGQETGHGCIVCGVVFGCTNALKTHLPIHAEQFPVACTLCGETLSSINTLKSHHHNKHAVATKYSCCVCGKSFQSVTGVRTHERIHTGEKPYICSVCGKTFRQQNCLKAHQTLHTGERPFKCDVCGKGFCTLGNLRRHQRIHTGEKPFRCDSCGREFNQSNSLKAHMHIHTGEKEYMCDKCGKSFAYLRNLRCHKCV